The following are from one region of the Stanieria sp. NIES-3757 genome:
- a CDS encoding unnamed protein product yields the protein MSLSEVMTIVIAFHGSGYRTFKEFYTLQVRPHWKKAFPSLVSYNRFVELMPWSMMLLCYFLQTRKGEVTGISFIDSTPIEVCCPSRSRSHRVFEGLVGWGKNSVGWHYGFKLHLIINDQGELLAFKLTPRNTDDRKPVPDLTQDIIGKLFGDRGYISQELFEKLDEQGLQLITRHKKNMKQKLVKLMDKILLRKRSLIETVNDQLKNISQIEHSRHRSVWNFMVNLFGGLIAYIYLPQKPSLDLEPKGLPALPPALF from the coding sequence ATGAGTTTAAGTGAAGTGATGACGATTGTGATTGCCTTTCATGGTAGTGGTTATCGAACATTCAAGGAATTCTATACTCTACAAGTGAGACCTCACTGGAAAAAAGCTTTTCCCTCTCTGGTTAGCTACAATCGTTTTGTCGAGCTAATGCCTTGGTCGATGATGCTTTTATGTTACTTCTTACAGACTAGAAAAGGAGAAGTTACAGGAATTAGCTTCATCGATTCGACTCCGATAGAGGTATGTTGTCCCAGTCGCAGTCGCTCACATCGAGTCTTTGAAGGGCTAGTAGGATGGGGCAAAAATTCTGTGGGTTGGCATTATGGCTTTAAGCTACACCTAATTATTAATGATCAAGGAGAACTACTAGCTTTTAAGTTGACTCCTAGGAATACTGATGACCGTAAACCAGTTCCCGATCTGACTCAAGACATCATTGGCAAGCTCTTTGGCGATCGCGGCTATATTTCTCAAGAACTGTTTGAAAAGCTTGATGAACAGGGACTACAACTGATTACTCGGCACAAAAAGAACATGAAACAGAAGTTGGTCAAACTGATGGACAAAATTTTGTTACGCAAACGCTCCTTGATTGAAACCGTTAACGATCAACTTAAGAATATCTCTCAAATCGAACATTCTCGACATCGAAGTGTTTGGAACTTCATGGTGAATCTCTTTGGAGGGTTGATTGCATACATTTATCTACCCCAAAAACCTTCCCTTGATTTAGAACCCAAAGGATTGCCAGCTCTACCTCCTGCCCTTTTTTGA
- a CDS encoding two-component sensor histidine kinase, whose translation MSGESQFWSSFPLEELFDLDPLIVQPNQLLSEVIEQMQNKKTSSEVTHQTKKYVLVNDNTSLLGIVTEVELIKIIAFRKDWQNTKIGDAIIQPSISFQLEDIPELDRLIDYFTRYQTCYLPIVDQFHQLIGVISQHKVLSALSNSIEFNKNQTLQQEKAFLQAVLNNVSALVVVLDRQGQIINFNRSCEQLTGYSLAEVKQQKVWNLLLIPDEINAFKAVFNQLLTGQVPNQYENHWITKEGDRRLITWSNTALFDHQSKVEYIIATGIDITERKEAEARLESQHRQTQLLAEITRKIRQSLRLDEIMQTAVTEVQQLLACDRVLIVKLQSNQTVLSVSESVLPELPSLLGWEISDPLLQNNYLEQYRRGEILALTDLTQANLSSEIKNLLKQFAIQAKLVVPILTQDQLKGLLIVHQCNYCRNWQSWEIDLLKQIADQIGVALSQAQLLNNLEELVQERTFKLTETNQKLEQEIQKHQETETALRESQQKLAGILDIAEEAIIAIDEQQQIQIFNQGAEKIFGYTATEILGEKLDLLLPEAFRSIHRQHVKNFGNSETISRRMAERSTTVVGLRKNGTQFPAEASISKLHSYQRQDAEGAKSGLIFTVILKDITQRQQAEAALRRSEEQLRLITNALPILIAYLDVEQRYRFNNRAHEDWFARYCSQINGCHLQEVMGETAYQQVSPYVEMVLSGQPVTFELELSCSDGKSRWINANYIPDFSSSGKIKGFFSMISDITERIAVERMKSEFVSVASHEMRTPLTSIYGVIRLLAAGRLGELSPTAQNMIEIAAKNTNRLTRLIDDVLDLERMESGREVIEKQICNVAELVQQAIETMTAMAKEYQITLSSQATNLQIWADSDKILQTLTNLISNAIKFSPPHSQIVITVEQQANEVIFQVSDRGRGIPADKLESIFERFQQVDASDSREKGGTGLGLAICRHIVQQHGGKIWVESILGKGSTFYFTLPVNPTL comes from the coding sequence ATGTCTGGCGAAAGTCAATTTTGGTCTTCTTTTCCTCTTGAAGAATTATTCGATCTTGATCCTTTAATTGTTCAACCAAATCAATTACTCTCAGAAGTAATTGAACAAATGCAGAATAAAAAAACAAGTTCTGAAGTCACTCATCAAACGAAAAAATATGTTTTAGTTAATGATAATACTAGTCTACTGGGCATAGTTACGGAAGTAGAGTTAATTAAAATAATTGCTTTTAGAAAAGATTGGCAAAATACTAAGATTGGAGATGCTATTATACAGCCTTCAATTTCTTTTCAACTAGAAGATATTCCTGAACTTGATCGCTTAATAGATTATTTTACTCGCTACCAGACTTGTTATTTACCGATTGTCGATCAGTTTCATCAGTTAATTGGAGTAATCAGTCAACATAAGGTTTTATCGGCTTTATCAAATTCAATTGAGTTTAATAAAAATCAAACTCTTCAACAAGAAAAAGCTTTTCTTCAAGCAGTTTTAAATAATGTTTCTGCCTTAGTAGTGGTGTTAGATCGACAGGGACAAATTATTAATTTTAATCGCAGTTGTGAACAATTAACCGGTTATTCTTTGGCGGAAGTTAAACAACAAAAAGTCTGGAATTTGTTGCTAATTCCAGACGAAATCAACGCTTTTAAAGCCGTCTTTAATCAATTATTAACAGGACAAGTTCCCAATCAATACGAAAATCATTGGATTACCAAAGAAGGCGATCGCCGTTTAATTACTTGGTCAAATACAGCTTTATTCGATCATCAGAGTAAAGTAGAATACATTATTGCTACAGGAATAGATATTACCGAACGCAAAGAAGCAGAAGCTAGATTAGAAAGTCAGCATCGACAAACCCAATTATTAGCTGAAATTACCCGTAAAATTCGACAATCTCTTAGACTCGACGAGATTATGCAAACAGCAGTAACTGAAGTCCAACAATTATTAGCTTGCGATCGCGTTTTAATTGTTAAACTACAATCTAATCAGACTGTGCTTTCTGTAAGTGAATCAGTTTTACCTGAGTTACCTTCTTTATTGGGTTGGGAAATCTCCGATCCTCTTCTACAAAATAATTATTTAGAACAATATCGTCGAGGCGAAATTCTAGCTTTGACAGATTTGACTCAAGCTAATCTTTCTTCTGAGATCAAAAATTTATTAAAACAGTTTGCTATTCAAGCTAAATTAGTAGTTCCGATCCTGACCCAAGACCAACTTAAAGGTTTATTAATTGTCCATCAATGTAATTATTGTCGTAATTGGCAATCATGGGAAATTGATTTACTTAAACAAATTGCCGATCAAATTGGGGTAGCTTTATCCCAAGCACAACTTCTCAATAATTTAGAAGAACTAGTTCAAGAACGTACCTTTAAACTAACTGAAACTAATCAAAAGCTAGAACAGGAAATTCAAAAACATCAAGAAACAGAAACTGCTCTTCGAGAAAGTCAACAGAAATTAGCAGGAATTTTAGATATTGCTGAAGAAGCTATTATTGCCATTGATGAACAACAGCAAATCCAAATTTTTAATCAAGGTGCAGAGAAAATTTTTGGTTATACCGCTACAGAAATTTTAGGAGAAAAACTCGATCTTTTATTACCAGAAGCCTTTCGTTCGATTCATCGTCAACACGTCAAAAATTTTGGTAATTCAGAAACTATTTCTCGTCGCATGGCAGAACGCAGTACTACAGTAGTTGGGTTGCGGAAAAATGGCACACAATTTCCTGCCGAAGCCTCTATTTCTAAGTTGCATTCTTACCAAAGACAAGATGCAGAAGGAGCGAAATCAGGATTAATTTTTACCGTCATTTTGAAAGATATTACCCAACGTCAACAAGCAGAAGCTGCCTTGCGTCGTAGTGAAGAACAACTCCGACTCATTACCAATGCTTTACCAATTTTGATCGCTTATTTAGATGTTGAACAACGCTACCGCTTTAATAATCGCGCTCATGAAGATTGGTTTGCTCGTTATTGTAGTCAAATCAATGGTTGTCATCTTCAAGAAGTGATGGGAGAAACCGCTTATCAACAAGTGAGTCCTTATGTAGAAATGGTTTTATCAGGACAACCAGTCACTTTTGAATTAGAACTATCTTGTTCTGACGGTAAATCTCGTTGGATTAATGCCAATTATATTCCTGATTTTAGCTCTTCTGGGAAGATTAAAGGTTTTTTTTCCATGATTAGCGATATTACTGAAAGAATTGCTGTAGAACGCATGAAAAGTGAATTTGTTTCCGTTGCTAGCCACGAAATGCGTACTCCCCTAACTTCAATTTATGGTGTAATTAGACTTTTGGCTGCTGGTCGTTTGGGGGAGCTTTCTCCTACTGCTCAAAACATGATCGAAATTGCTGCCAAAAATACTAATCGTTTGACTCGTTTAATCGACGATGTACTTGATTTAGAGCGAATGGAATCGGGTCGAGAAGTAATTGAAAAGCAAATTTGTAATGTAGCCGAATTAGTTCAACAGGCGATAGAAACTATGACCGCAATGGCTAAAGAATACCAAATTACTTTGTCATCTCAAGCTACCAATCTACAAATTTGGGCTGATTCAGACAAAATTCTCCAAACTTTAACAAATTTAATCAGTAATGCCATTAAATTTTCTCCTCCCCACAGTCAGATTGTAATTACTGTAGAACAACAAGCAAATGAAGTTATCTTTCAAGTAAGCGATCGCGGTAGAGGTATTCCTGCTGATAAACTAGAAAGTATTTTTGAAAGGTTTCAACAAGTTGATGCTTCTGATTCTCGCGAAAAAGGCGGAACGGGCTTGGGTTTAGCTATCTGTCGTCATATTGTTCAGCAACATGGAGGCAAAATTTGGGTTGAAAGTATTCTTGGTAAGGGTAGTACTTTTTACTTTACTCTACCAGTTAATCCAACTTTATAA
- a CDS encoding putative succinate-semialdehyde dehydrogenase, which yields MAIATINPATGEKLKTFNALTDAEIEAKLTLAAEAFDSYRHQPMAQKSQWLNRAAEILEQDKLQFAKIMTIEMGKPIKGAIAEVEKCAWVCRFYAEKAEEFLADAYIASDATRSFVAYQPLGAILAVMPWNFPFWQVFRFAAPALMAGNVGILKHASNVPQCALAIEEIFQQAGFPNGVFQTFLVGADRVEELIKDNRIKAATLTGSEPAGMALAAAAGKQIKKTVLELGGSDPFIVLESADLEQAVATAVTARMLNNGQSCIAAKRFIVAESIYERFTTELVAKYHALKVGDPMEQDTDIGPLATTKILTELDQQVQETVRLGAKVLIGGKPADLLGNFYLPTILSEIPAGSPGASEEFFGPVALLFRVKNIDEAIKLANHSSFGLGASAWTNDPQECDRLVREIEAGAVFINGLVKSDPRLPFGGTKRSGYGRELGIQGIHEFVNIKTVWIK from the coding sequence ATGGCGATCGCAACAATTAATCCCGCTACTGGGGAAAAACTCAAAACTTTTAACGCTTTAACCGATGCAGAAATTGAAGCTAAACTTACTCTCGCAGCCGAAGCGTTTGATTCTTATCGTCATCAGCCGATGGCGCAAAAAAGTCAGTGGTTAAATCGAGCAGCAGAGATATTAGAACAAGATAAACTTCAATTTGCCAAGATTATGACCATAGAAATGGGCAAACCAATTAAAGGCGCGATCGCAGAAGTGGAAAAATGTGCTTGGGTATGTCGTTTTTATGCCGAAAAAGCAGAGGAATTTTTAGCAGATGCGTATATTGCTAGCGACGCAACCCGCAGTTTTGTGGCTTATCAACCATTAGGAGCAATTTTGGCAGTAATGCCTTGGAATTTTCCTTTTTGGCAGGTTTTTCGTTTTGCAGCACCTGCGTTAATGGCAGGCAATGTAGGAATCCTCAAACACGCTTCTAATGTACCTCAATGTGCCTTAGCGATTGAAGAAATTTTTCAACAAGCAGGATTTCCCAATGGTGTCTTTCAAACCTTTTTAGTCGGTGCGGATCGAGTTGAAGAGCTTATTAAAGACAATCGCATCAAAGCTGCTACTTTAACTGGTAGTGAACCAGCAGGAATGGCTCTAGCAGCAGCAGCAGGTAAACAAATTAAAAAAACCGTTTTAGAATTGGGTGGTAGCGACCCTTTTATTGTGCTGGAAAGTGCAGATTTAGAACAAGCAGTAGCTACGGCTGTCACTGCCAGAATGCTCAATAATGGTCAGTCTTGTATTGCTGCTAAAAGATTTATTGTTGCAGAAAGTATTTACGAGCGTTTTACAACCGAATTAGTAGCCAAATATCATGCTCTTAAAGTAGGCGATCCAATGGAACAAGATACAGATATTGGTCCTTTAGCAACGACCAAAATTTTAACCGAACTAGACCAACAAGTTCAGGAGACAGTTCGCTTAGGAGCTAAAGTTTTAATTGGAGGAAAACCTGCTGATTTGTTGGGAAACTTTTATTTACCAACAATTTTGAGTGAAATTCCTGCTGGTTCTCCAGGTGCCAGTGAAGAATTTTTTGGCCCTGTCGCCTTACTCTTCCGCGTTAAAAACATTGATGAAGCAATTAAGCTAGCTAATCATAGTTCGTTTGGACTAGGAGCAAGTGCTTGGACTAATGACCCTCAAGAATGCGATCGCTTGGTGCGAGAAATTGAAGCAGGTGCAGTATTTATTAATGGTTTAGTTAAATCCGATCCTCGCTTACCTTTTGGCGGGACTAAACGTTCTGGTTATGGCAGAGAATTAGGTATCCAAGGCATTCACGAATTTGTCAATATTAAGACAGTTTGGATTAAATAA
- a CDS encoding putative endoglucanase — MNNVAKNNSIIKDINFEIVQDWSGGFKAELNFSSEKAITEGWQLKFSAPFEIKEIYGAELVKTENNQYTIGNLDWNEKLAANSTQKIIIIANDFGQPAQKATDFELLGDNQPTGQPVEPINNQTTLKDINFEIVQDWSGGFKAELNFSSEKAITEGWQLKFSAPFEIKEIYGAELVKTENNQYTIGNLDWNEKLAANSTQKIIIIANDFGQPAQKATDFELLGDNQPAGQTVQPIPSEPEEPVTPEQPPIPDPEPKPSENPNGTGQFRYGEALQKSILFFEANRSGGLPNDKRIEWRSDSALSDGSDVGRDLTGGYYDAGDHVKFGLPMSANNTMLAWGGIEYESAYKQSGQWDELLDAVKWGTDYFLKAHVSEGGKTKELYVQVGDGHADHAYWGPPENMTMARPSFKIDPANPGSDAAAGTASALASASILFRGVDDAYSEKLLDHAKQLFEFADTYRGKYSDSVQAANPFYTSFSGYADELAEGAAWLYKATGDQKYLTRAEDIYDNEYGYPSDWTWMADNKSNSAAVLLAQESSDPKYKQMVEGWLENWINGTGNVQYSEGGLAWRTRWGSLALASATSYLAQLYNDTVKQDSRYSDFANNQIDYILGDNPRNASYVIGFGENYPLQPHHRAAAGNAPYGQPSEHILFGALVGGPGSTNDFDYNDDRNDWVTNEVGTGYNAPLTSALIQQYNNFGGDPLSNAELDALPGIVVAEV; from the coding sequence ATGAATAATGTTGCAAAAAATAATTCTATTATTAAAGATATTAATTTTGAAATAGTTCAAGACTGGAGTGGTGGATTTAAAGCAGAATTAAATTTTAGTAGCGAAAAAGCAATCACTGAAGGTTGGCAACTAAAATTCTCAGCTCCCTTTGAAATTAAAGAAATCTATGGAGCAGAACTAGTAAAAACCGAAAATAATCAATATACTATCGGTAACTTAGACTGGAATGAAAAACTAGCAGCCAACTCGACACAAAAAATTATTATTATTGCTAATGACTTTGGACAACCAGCTCAAAAAGCCACCGATTTTGAGCTACTGGGAGATAACCAACCCACTGGGCAACCTGTTGAACCAATTAATAATCAAACTACTCTTAAAGATATTAATTTTGAAATAGTTCAAGACTGGAGCGGTGGATTTAAAGCAGAATTAAATTTTAGTAGCGAAAAAGCAATCACTGAAGGTTGGCAACTAAAATTCTCAGCTCCCTTTGAAATTAAAGAAATCTATGGAGCAGAACTAGTAAAAACCGAAAATAATCAATATACTATCGGCAACTTAGACTGGAATGAAAAACTAGCAGCCAACTCGACACAAAAAATTATTATTATTGCTAATGACTTTGGACAACCAGCTCAAAAAGCCACCGATTTTGAGCTACTGGGAGATAACCAACCCGCTGGGCAAACTGTTCAACCTATCCCTAGCGAACCCGAAGAACCAGTTACTCCCGAACAGCCTCCAATTCCTGACCCTGAACCAAAACCCTCAGAAAATCCTAATGGTACAGGTCAATTTAGATACGGAGAAGCTTTACAAAAATCAATCCTCTTCTTTGAAGCCAATCGTTCGGGGGGCTTACCCAACGATAAACGTATCGAATGGCGAAGCGACTCAGCCCTCTCCGATGGTTCTGATGTAGGTCGAGATTTAACAGGAGGCTATTATGATGCAGGCGATCACGTCAAATTCGGCTTACCTATGTCAGCCAACAACACCATGCTAGCTTGGGGTGGTATTGAATACGAATCAGCTTACAAACAAAGCGGACAGTGGGACGAACTACTCGATGCTGTCAAATGGGGGACTGATTATTTTCTCAAAGCCCATGTCTCTGAAGGAGGCAAAACTAAAGAGTTATATGTTCAAGTTGGAGATGGTCACGCCGACCATGCTTACTGGGGGCCTCCCGAAAATATGACGATGGCAAGACCCTCCTTTAAAATTGATCCAGCTAATCCAGGTAGTGATGCAGCAGCAGGAACAGCTTCAGCTTTAGCTTCGGCTTCAATTCTTTTCCGTGGGGTAGATGATGCTTACTCCGAGAAACTATTAGATCACGCTAAACAGTTATTCGAGTTTGCCGATACTTATCGGGGCAAATATTCTGACTCGGTTCAAGCAGCTAATCCTTTTTATACTTCTTTTAGCGGTTACGCTGATGAACTAGCAGAAGGTGCAGCTTGGTTATACAAAGCTACTGGAGACCAAAAATATTTAACTCGCGCCGAAGACATTTATGATAATGAATATGGCTATCCTTCTGACTGGACGTGGATGGCAGACAACAAATCCAACTCAGCAGCAGTATTACTCGCTCAAGAGAGCAGTGACCCGAAATACAAACAAATGGTAGAAGGTTGGCTAGAAAATTGGATTAATGGGACAGGTAATGTCCAATATAGCGAAGGTGGTTTAGCTTGGCGGACTCGATGGGGTTCATTAGCTCTTGCGTCGGCGACTTCATACTTAGCCCAATTGTATAATGATACGGTTAAACAAGACTCTCGTTATTCGGATTTTGCTAATAATCAAATTGATTATATTTTGGGCGATAATCCAAGAAATGCCAGTTATGTGATTGGTTTTGGCGAAAATTATCCTTTACAACCCCACCATCGAGCAGCAGCAGGAAATGCGCCTTATGGTCAACCCTCAGAACATATTCTGTTTGGTGCGTTAGTAGGAGGACCTGGTTCTACTAATGATTTTGATTATAATGATGACCGCAATGATTGGGTGACTAACGAAGTTGGTACTGGGTATAATGCTCCGCTTACTTCTGCCTTGATTCAGCAATACAACAATTTTGGTGGCGACCCTTTATCTAATGCTGAACTTGATGCTTTACCTGGTATTGTTGTCGCTGAGGTGTAA
- a CDS encoding methyl accepting chemotaxis protein, protein MNPVQKSLLSKLVISFSLLSLTTVGVVAVSAYNQAKQAIEKSVFERLNATASIQDEEVDDWLTIQRQDVFLSAQLPEVSKQAELLLKNPTAKNYNPETRVAYQNLTQYFKNLTKIKPNLQDISLLTNNGIIAFSSNQSLEGKSQPLDNNITYFQTERTNIKPIFYQSPTTKKFTVTLATPILNQAKQRIGVLAVNLNLEAINNILQKHTQLTENAKVYLISQLNQKNTLVSATASENDRYPEGLTSFAIDAAIAKKNGQGLYVNHDGRPVLGIYRWLEDQDLALVAEIDQKEAFAPAITLASEIFLVGFGSSVLLLIGVYWFSRRITLPILFLTKAAQEIANGNFDYEVYVSSQDEIAVLANSFNQMTRQLRDSFNNLEIKVEQKTAELNKLLIQQQIAKEQLQRRVKQLQEQLKPVNQGDLTIRATVTDDELGLLANFYNSILENLEKIVGQVKTTTQTVAETTNRHKNAIAKLATGASYQKEEISVVLNRIETMVKSMENLASRSVKAEITIKQANEKVKEGDQAINESVERILALGETTSATKEQVKRLGKASRKISKAVELIRKIALQTNVLAVNASIEAARAGEEGLGFTVVADEVQSLASRSAQTATDIEALVLEIQAETDKVVRAMEESNKEVLAGSQLMKQTRSSLQQLTTTSEEVNQLVEAIAAAVREQSQTSQTVTKTIQEVAAIVSETSSSATDVSGSFQELLSISQQLQNSVGKFRVN, encoded by the coding sequence ATGAATCCTGTGCAAAAATCTTTATTATCTAAACTAGTTATTTCTTTTTCTCTCTTGTCTTTAACTACAGTAGGCGTAGTTGCAGTAAGTGCTTATAATCAAGCCAAACAAGCTATTGAAAAATCAGTTTTTGAACGGTTGAATGCTACAGCATCAATCCAAGATGAAGAAGTCGACGATTGGTTAACAATTCAGCGTCAAGATGTTTTTTTATCGGCACAATTACCAGAAGTAAGTAAACAAGCAGAATTATTACTTAAAAATCCTACTGCCAAAAATTATAATCCAGAAACTCGGGTAGCTTATCAAAATCTGACTCAATATTTTAAAAATTTAACTAAAATTAAACCGAACTTACAAGACATTTCTCTGCTTACTAATAATGGTATTATTGCCTTTTCTAGTAACCAAAGTTTAGAAGGTAAATCTCAACCTTTGGATAATAATATTACTTATTTTCAAACTGAAAGAACTAATATTAAACCAATTTTTTATCAATCTCCCACTACAAAAAAATTTACAGTTACTTTAGCCACACCAATTCTTAATCAGGCAAAACAACGTATTGGCGTTTTGGCGGTTAATCTTAATTTAGAAGCTATTAATAATATTCTTCAAAAACACACTCAACTAACAGAAAACGCAAAAGTATATTTAATCAGTCAATTGAATCAAAAAAATACTCTTGTTTCAGCAACTGCTTCAGAAAATGATCGATATCCTGAAGGTTTAACTAGCTTTGCTATCGATGCTGCTATTGCTAAAAAAAACGGTCAAGGATTGTATGTAAATCACGATGGCCGACCAGTTCTTGGTATTTATCGTTGGCTTGAGGATCAAGATCTAGCCTTAGTAGCGGAAATTGATCAAAAAGAAGCTTTTGCACCTGCTATAACTCTAGCTAGTGAGATTTTTCTCGTTGGCTTTGGTTCTTCAGTTTTGTTATTGATTGGTGTTTACTGGTTTTCTCGTCGGATTACTTTACCGATTTTGTTCTTGACTAAAGCAGCTCAAGAAATAGCTAATGGAAATTTCGATTATGAAGTTTATGTCTCTAGTCAAGATGAAATTGCAGTATTAGCTAATTCTTTTAATCAAATGACACGTCAATTACGAGATTCTTTTAATAATTTAGAAATCAAAGTAGAACAGAAAACCGCAGAACTTAACAAACTTTTAATCCAACAACAAATTGCTAAAGAACAACTTCAGCGACGAGTAAAACAATTACAAGAACAACTAAAACCAGTTAATCAAGGAGATTTAACCATTCGTGCTACGGTTACTGATGATGAACTAGGTTTACTAGCAAATTTTTATAACTCAATTCTTGAAAATTTAGAAAAAATTGTTGGTCAGGTCAAAACAACGACACAAACTGTAGCAGAAACTACCAACCGTCATAAAAATGCGATCGCTAAACTGGCAACGGGAGCTTCCTATCAGAAAGAAGAAATTTCAGTAGTTCTCAATCGGATCGAAACAATGGTTAAATCGATGGAAAATCTTGCTAGTAGATCAGTTAAAGCTGAAATCACCATTAAACAAGCCAACGAGAAAGTTAAAGAAGGCGATCAAGCAATTAATGAGTCAGTAGAAAGAATTTTAGCTTTAGGAGAAACTACTTCCGCCACCAAAGAACAAGTTAAACGATTGGGTAAAGCTTCACGGAAAATTTCTAAAGCAGTTGAATTAATTCGTAAAATTGCCCTCCAAACCAACGTTTTAGCTGTTAACGCTTCCATTGAAGCAGCACGTGCAGGGGAAGAAGGTTTAGGTTTTACCGTAGTTGCTGATGAAGTCCAATCTCTAGCATCACGCTCGGCTCAAACTGCTACTGATATTGAAGCATTAGTTTTAGAAATTCAAGCCGAAACCGATAAAGTAGTTAGAGCAATGGAAGAAAGTAATAAAGAAGTACTAGCTGGTAGCCAATTAATGAAACAAACTCGTAGTTCTTTGCAACAGTTAACCACTACCAGTGAAGAAGTTAATCAGTTAGTTGAAGCGATCGCTGCTGCGGTGAGAGAACAATCTCAAACCAGTCAAACTGTGACGAAAACTATTCAAGAAGTAGCTGCTATTGTCTCAGAAACTTCTTCTTCTGCTACGGATGTGTCTGGCTCATTTCAAGAACTATTATCTATTTCTCAACAGTTACAGAATAGTGTCGGTAAGTTTAGAGTAAATTAA
- a CDS encoding two component transcriptional regulator, winged helix family → MNILVVEDELEIAQLIKQTLEQESFSCELAHNGLVALEKFQQQQPDLIVLDLMLPGLDGLELCTRIRQQSYGKDPYILMLTARGEEIDRVIGLSTGADDYLVKPFSPRELVARVRALLRRSLRHGSSNSQIYQSKHFTLDLDQHLATRQLDQSSETLDLTTLEFNLLATFMSYPGRVWSRTQLIDQLWGNDFFGDERVVDTHIRRLRKKIEPDAAHPTFIKTVIGVGYKFED, encoded by the coding sequence ATGAACATCCTTGTGGTGGAAGACGAACTAGAAATTGCCCAACTGATTAAACAAACTTTAGAACAAGAATCTTTTTCTTGCGAGCTTGCTCACAATGGGTTAGTTGCGTTAGAAAAGTTTCAGCAGCAGCAACCAGATTTAATAGTTCTAGATCTGATGCTGCCTGGTTTGGATGGGTTGGAATTGTGTACTCGAATTCGTCAACAATCTTATGGCAAAGATCCTTACATTTTGATGTTAACTGCTAGAGGAGAGGAAATTGATCGCGTTATTGGTCTTTCTACTGGTGCAGATGATTATTTAGTTAAACCGTTTAGTCCTAGAGAGTTAGTTGCTAGAGTCAGAGCTTTATTAAGACGAAGTTTGCGTCATGGTAGTTCAAATTCTCAAATTTATCAAAGTAAGCATTTTACGCTAGATTTAGACCAGCATTTAGCTACTCGACAACTCGATCAAAGCTCAGAAACCTTGGATTTAACTACTTTAGAATTTAATCTGCTCGCTACTTTTATGAGTTATCCCGGTCGGGTTTGGAGTCGCACCCAACTAATCGATCAATTGTGGGGTAATGATTTTTTTGGTGATGAACGGGTAGTAGATACTCATATCAGACGTTTACGGAAAAAGATTGAACCCGATGCTGCTCATCCTACTTTTATTAAAACTGTGATTGGTGTTGGTTATAAGTTTGAGGATTAA